In the genome of Saprospira sp. CCB-QB6, one region contains:
- a CDS encoding RNA-binding S4 domain-containing protein encodes MDKVRVDKWLWSVRIFKSRTLASNACKKGHVRVDGQILKPSAFVKQGDLLEVRKNNFNMRFKVVELIEKRVSAKLAEPCYEDHTPEEELNKFKAWFMNGRATEFREKGAGRPTKRDRRQIDGFKEGDSMLEQLDWEEEE; translated from the coding sequence ATGGATAAGGTAAGAGTAGATAAGTGGTTATGGTCGGTCCGTATTTTTAAAAGCCGAACCCTGGCCAGTAATGCCTGCAAAAAGGGGCATGTACGTGTAGATGGGCAAATCCTAAAGCCCTCGGCCTTTGTAAAACAAGGCGACTTGTTGGAGGTCCGAAAAAATAACTTCAATATGCGCTTTAAGGTGGTCGAGTTGATCGAAAAGCGGGTATCTGCCAAATTAGCAGAGCCTTGTTATGAGGACCACACGCCAGAAGAAGAACTCAATAAGTTTAAGGCTTGGTTTATGAATGGCCGAGCAACAGAATTTAGAGAAAAAGGTGCTGGTCGTCCCACCAAAAGAGATCGCCGCCAAATTGATGGCTTTAAAGAAGGCGATAGCATGTTAGAGCAATTGGACTGGGAAGAGGAGGAATAA
- a CDS encoding carboxypeptidase-like regulatory domain-containing protein: MKFLLSFLPLLLFALPQISQAQPLSVSDIVEVTGIVITPGQNGKVAPIPFATIAVENGLRGSYANMDGMFSIVVKKGERLQFSAVGFATQEIVIPEDFEGLYHSIVVQLETEDINMAEVLVFPWPDRNNFRAEFLAMQPTQAQNLQALAEGKLSRQQLLAMQEEMDMDGRENASLYLRQQASSYSYQGQQQAMPVLNPMAWAQFFKQFKKKDK; this comes from the coding sequence ATGAAATTCTTGCTTTCTTTTCTCCCCCTTCTTCTTTTTGCCCTTCCCCAAATTAGTCAGGCCCAACCCCTATCGGTTAGCGATATTGTTGAGGTGACAGGGATTGTGATTACCCCCGGCCAAAATGGAAAGGTGGCCCCAATTCCCTTTGCCACCATTGCCGTTGAAAATGGCCTGCGCGGAAGCTATGCCAATATGGACGGGATGTTTTCTATTGTAGTCAAAAAAGGGGAACGCCTGCAATTCTCTGCTGTGGGCTTTGCAACTCAAGAAATTGTGATTCCCGAAGATTTTGAGGGCCTCTACCACTCAATTGTGGTCCAACTAGAAACCGAAGACATCAATATGGCGGAGGTTTTGGTTTTCCCCTGGCCCGATCGAAACAACTTTAGAGCAGAGTTTTTAGCCATGCAACCCACTCAAGCCCAAAACCTTCAGGCTTTGGCCGAGGGCAAACTCAGCCGCCAACAACTGCTTGCCATGCAAGAAGAAATGGATATGGATGGCCGAGAAAATGCCTCGCTTTACCTCCGCCAACAAGCCAGCAGCTATTCTTATCAGGGACAACAACAGGCTATGCCCGTCCTCAATCCTATGGCTTGGGCCCAATTCTTCAAGCAGTTTAAGAAAAAGGATAAGTAG
- a CDS encoding YraN family protein, which yields MAKHHKIGILGEKMALEYLLAAGYQLKAKNWRYGRAEVDLIVFKDNVLIFVEVKTRKNAAFGPPELAVTSKKQQLLFEAAAAYMYAQNYEEEIRFDVIAIQLLAQKAIKHFEDAFFPIWDGKTN from the coding sequence ATGGCAAAACATCACAAGATAGGCATCTTGGGCGAAAAGATGGCCCTAGAATACCTTTTGGCCGCCGGCTATCAGCTTAAAGCTAAAAATTGGCGCTATGGCAGAGCCGAAGTAGACCTGATTGTCTTTAAAGATAACGTTCTCATTTTCGTAGAGGTCAAAACCCGTAAAAATGCCGCTTTTGGCCCTCCCGAATTGGCCGTTACCTCCAAAAAACAACAACTTCTTTTTGAAGCTGCCGCCGCCTACATGTATGCCCAAAACTATGAGGAGGAAATCCGTTTTGATGTGATTGCCATACAGCTTTTGGCCCAAAAAGCCATCAAGCATTTTGAAGACGCTTTTTTCCCTATCTGGGATGGAAAGACCAACTAA
- a CDS encoding bifunctional phosphoglucose/phosphomannose isomerase has product MMNELIKNFGAQLSEAIEIGENIKLTAPKQELRNIVVVGMGGSGIGANFAKEFTAEERPLPMEVVKGYDLPNYVNQHSLVICSSFSGNTEETLLGLEEAIEKGAKIVCVSSGGKMKALAEEHGLDFVQLPHAGSPPRACLGLSLVQQLFILKFFGCAKAERIEQLKQSIVLLEKEQADIMEKAKKMAQFMSGKFPVLYTNDRMGSVVLRLRQQLNENAKILCSHHLIPEMNHNELVGWRKQEGDFAVLIFRSKFEHERNQARIKINKEIINHYTQTLIEIKLKGESLIEEAMYAVHLGDWISWELSVLRQVDATEVKVIDFLKGELAGQA; this is encoded by the coding sequence ATGATGAATGAACTAATCAAAAACTTTGGGGCTCAGTTGAGCGAAGCCATTGAGATCGGCGAGAATATAAAATTAACGGCGCCTAAGCAGGAATTGCGCAATATTGTAGTTGTGGGAATGGGCGGTTCTGGTATTGGGGCCAATTTTGCCAAGGAGTTCACTGCAGAAGAGCGTCCTTTGCCTATGGAAGTGGTTAAAGGCTATGATTTGCCTAACTATGTGAATCAGCACAGTTTAGTGATTTGCTCTTCTTTTTCGGGTAATACGGAAGAGACCTTGCTTGGCTTAGAAGAAGCGATTGAGAAAGGGGCCAAAATTGTTTGTGTCAGCTCTGGTGGTAAAATGAAAGCCTTGGCGGAAGAGCATGGCTTAGATTTCGTTCAGTTGCCACATGCGGGTAGTCCTCCCCGCGCTTGTTTGGGTCTCTCTTTGGTACAGCAGCTATTTATCCTGAAGTTTTTTGGTTGTGCTAAAGCTGAACGCATTGAGCAGCTCAAACAGAGCATTGTTTTGCTAGAAAAAGAGCAGGCCGATATTATGGAAAAGGCCAAGAAAATGGCGCAGTTCATGAGCGGCAAGTTTCCCGTTCTCTATACCAATGATCGTATGGGATCTGTTGTTTTGCGCTTGCGTCAGCAGCTCAACGAAAATGCAAAAATCCTTTGTAGCCATCACTTGATTCCCGAAATGAATCATAACGAATTGGTGGGCTGGCGTAAACAAGAGGGCGATTTTGCTGTCTTGATTTTCAGAAGCAAGTTTGAGCATGAGCGCAATCAAGCACGCATCAAAATTAACAAGGAAATCATTAACCACTACACCCAAACTTTGATCGAGATCAAACTTAAGGGAGAGAGCTTGATTGAAGAGGCTATGTATGCCGTACATTTGGGCGACTGGATCTCTTGGGAGCTTTCTGTTTTGCGCCAAGTAGATGCCACAGAAGTAAAAGTGATTGATTTTCTAAAAGGAGAATTAGCGGGCCAAGCCTAA
- the lipB gene encoding lipoyl(octanoyl) transferase LipB → MSKMSKKVKVEELGRINYEEAWAYQTQLFNACIDRKKRQREGEELEQFGHFLFCEHPHVYTLGRNGKEAHLLLDEAGLATHEASFVKINRGGDITYHGLGQIVGYPILDLDCFFTDIGRYIRSIEEMVIRTLQDYGIKAGRIKGESGVWLDEDGPNARKICAIGVHLSRWVTMHGFAFNINTDMSYFGHIIPCGIQDKGVTSLAQELGRPVAEEEVKSLLSRHFADIFAAELDFSLAPNLLQHEK, encoded by the coding sequence ATAAGCAAGATGAGTAAGAAAGTAAAAGTAGAAGAACTAGGCCGAATCAATTATGAGGAGGCCTGGGCCTATCAAACCCAACTTTTCAATGCCTGCATTGATCGCAAAAAGCGACAAAGAGAAGGGGAGGAGCTAGAGCAATTTGGCCATTTTCTATTTTGTGAGCACCCCCATGTCTATACCCTGGGCCGAAATGGCAAAGAAGCCCATTTACTACTCGATGAGGCTGGCTTAGCCACTCATGAGGCTAGTTTTGTGAAGATTAACCGAGGGGGAGATATTACTTATCATGGCTTGGGCCAAATTGTGGGCTATCCCATTTTGGATCTCGATTGCTTTTTTACCGATATTGGCCGATATATCCGTAGTATCGAAGAAATGGTGATCCGAACGCTGCAAGATTACGGCATTAAGGCTGGTCGCATCAAAGGCGAATCTGGTGTATGGCTAGATGAAGATGGCCCCAATGCCCGAAAAATCTGCGCAATTGGAGTGCATCTGAGCCGCTGGGTGACTATGCATGGCTTTGCCTTTAATATCAATACAGATATGAGCTATTTCGGCCATATCATTCCCTGTGGCATCCAAGATAAGGGCGTCACCTCTCTAGCCCAAGAATTGGGACGACCCGTAGCAGAAGAGGAGGTCAAAAGTTTGCTTTCTCGGCATTTTGCAGATATCTTTGCAGCCGAATTAGATTTTAGCCTAGCGCCAAATTTACTACAACATGAAAAATGA
- a CDS encoding RluA family pseudouridine synthase, with amino-acid sequence MDPKEEMEFEDEPLFDWYEYKADPGQEPMRLDKFLMQRMERMTRSKVQRGIDAGYVTVNDKEAKSNQKIKPHDLIKVRWRRARPKGEVIAQDIPLDIRYEDEEVLMVYKPAGMVVHPGVGNYTGTLVNALAWHFKDLPQGNGSYPGLVHRIDKFTTGILVVAKTEEAIQHLSKQFFHHTIKRKYRALVWGDVEAEEGTITGHIGRDPKNRKRFCVYEDEEYGKHAVTHYKVLKRFGYVTLVECQLETGRTHQIRVHMKHIGHPLFNDELYNGDRIVKGTIFSKYRQFVENCFKILPHQALHAYSLGFEHPKTGEEIYLEAPLPDYFQQALDKWEKYTEGRFKIYD; translated from the coding sequence ATGGACCCTAAAGAGGAAATGGAATTCGAGGATGAGCCCTTGTTCGATTGGTACGAGTATAAGGCCGATCCAGGGCAGGAGCCTATGCGATTAGATAAGTTTTTGATGCAACGCATGGAGCGCATGACCCGCTCTAAGGTGCAACGCGGTATCGATGCCGGCTATGTGACGGTAAATGATAAGGAAGCCAAAAGTAATCAAAAGATTAAGCCACACGACTTAATCAAGGTCCGCTGGCGCCGTGCCCGCCCCAAAGGCGAGGTGATTGCTCAAGATATTCCCTTAGATATTCGCTATGAAGATGAGGAGGTCCTCATGGTCTACAAACCCGCTGGCATGGTGGTCCACCCCGGTGTGGGCAATTATACCGGCACCCTCGTCAATGCCCTCGCTTGGCATTTTAAAGACTTGCCCCAAGGCAACGGCAGTTACCCCGGCCTAGTGCACCGTATCGATAAATTTACTACCGGTATTCTGGTGGTGGCCAAAACCGAAGAGGCTATCCAACATCTCTCTAAACAGTTTTTCCATCACACGATTAAACGGAAATACCGCGCCCTAGTCTGGGGCGATGTAGAAGCCGAAGAGGGAACGATCACTGGCCATATTGGCCGCGATCCCAAAAACCGCAAACGCTTCTGTGTCTATGAAGATGAGGAATACGGTAAACATGCCGTGACCCATTATAAGGTCCTCAAACGCTTTGGCTATGTGACTTTGGTCGAATGTCAACTGGAAACAGGACGGACCCACCAAATTCGCGTACACATGAAGCATATCGGCCACCCGCTCTTCAATGATGAGCTCTATAATGGCGACCGCATCGTGAAAGGAACGATTTTCAGTAAGTACCGACAGTTTGTCGAGAATTGCTTCAAAATTCTTCCCCACCAAGCCCTGCACGCCTATTCCCTAGGCTTTGAACATCCCAAAACAGGAGAGGAAATTTATCTGGAAGCCCCGCTACCCGACTATTTCCAACAAGCCCTAGATAAATGGGAAAAATATACCGAGGGCCGCTTTAAGATTTATGATTAG
- a CDS encoding methyltransferase domain-containing protein yields MLYFKQRSDKAEIMDDLEMEGPELKATLEQIAWVNKLLGGLTISQAALAQLLQTWPKEKPLRLVDLGCGGGDALRAFALWGRKRGYRLELLGIDANAYCLEQARLWSSDFPEIRYAQLDVFGEEFAALEFDVAHCALFLHHFEEEALDQLLLQLKGQAQWGGIINDLERSTLAHFLFRLVTKLLGASPMVRYDGLLSIQKSFLGQEWRERLGRLGYRNYRLGWAWAFRHKILWWK; encoded by the coding sequence ATGCTCTACTTTAAACAGCGGTCGGACAAGGCCGAGATCATGGATGACTTGGAGATGGAAGGGCCTGAGCTCAAAGCGACCTTGGAGCAAATAGCTTGGGTCAACAAACTTTTGGGCGGGCTAACGATTAGTCAGGCTGCGCTGGCCCAACTACTACAAACTTGGCCCAAAGAAAAGCCTTTGCGCTTGGTGGATTTGGGTTGCGGGGGCGGCGATGCCCTGCGCGCTTTTGCGCTTTGGGGCCGTAAGAGGGGCTACCGCTTAGAGTTGCTGGGGATAGATGCCAATGCCTATTGTTTGGAGCAAGCCCGTTTGTGGTCCAGTGACTTTCCAGAAATTCGTTATGCCCAGCTCGATGTTTTTGGGGAAGAGTTTGCGGCCTTAGAGTTTGATGTGGCCCATTGCGCCCTTTTTCTGCATCATTTTGAGGAAGAAGCTTTGGACCAACTGCTCCTACAGTTAAAGGGGCAGGCCCAATGGGGGGGCATCATCAATGATTTAGAGCGCTCGACATTGGCCCATTTTCTCTTTCGTTTAGTGACTAAGCTGTTGGGGGCTAGTCCGATGGTCCGTTATGATGGACTGCTTTCCATTCAAAAGTCCTTTTTGGGGCAGGAGTGGCGGGAGCGGCTGGGGCGTTTGGGCTATCGGAACTATCGTTTGGGTTGGGCTTGGGCCTTTCGGCACAAAATACTTTGGTGGAAATAG
- a CDS encoding NAD(P)/FAD-dependent oxidoreductase produces the protein MNISESIYDCIIIGGGLAGLCCALPLAKRGLKVLLIEQKSYPFHKVCGEYISKEVLPYLHSLGFDPFAHGAVDIRHFALSSLKGKLVQTSLPLGGFGLSRYRMDQALYHLALAEGVEFALGQKVHQVEEIGPKSWRLQSQQGREYRAAMVLGCQGKRSLVDRQLDRHFMQERAGFMAVKCHYEGDFPEDLVALHNFEGGYCGLSKVEEGRINLCYLVEQVQLKRAGSIKELERTVLAQNPYLEQAFREFRPIFSRPLSISNIYFRPKPLIEQGLPMLGDAAGLIYPLSGNGMAMAIGSASIMQALLPQYLDGQLHQAEFLDQYAVAWQKNYSLRLQAGRKLQHFFGRPFWSNLGVQLFAGLPFMQQTIIRWTHGRPLKPWDALL, from the coding sequence ATGAATATCTCTGAGTCTATTTATGATTGTATTATTATTGGTGGAGGTCTTGCTGGCCTTTGCTGCGCCCTTCCTTTGGCCAAAAGAGGGCTAAAGGTCCTTTTGATCGAACAAAAAAGCTATCCCTTTCACAAAGTTTGCGGAGAATACATCTCTAAAGAGGTCCTTCCTTATCTCCATAGCTTGGGCTTTGATCCCTTTGCTCATGGGGCCGTAGATATTCGGCATTTTGCCCTAAGCTCATTAAAAGGGAAATTGGTGCAGACTAGTTTGCCCTTGGGAGGCTTTGGGCTTTCTCGTTATCGGATGGACCAAGCCCTCTATCATTTGGCCTTGGCGGAGGGGGTAGAATTTGCCTTGGGCCAAAAGGTCCATCAAGTAGAGGAAATTGGACCAAAAAGCTGGCGACTTCAAAGCCAGCAGGGCCGAGAATATCGAGCTGCAATGGTTTTGGGTTGTCAGGGCAAGCGCTCCTTAGTTGATCGGCAACTCGATCGGCATTTTATGCAGGAGCGGGCGGGTTTCATGGCGGTCAAATGCCATTATGAGGGTGATTTCCCAGAAGATTTGGTGGCCCTACACAACTTTGAGGGAGGCTATTGCGGCTTATCTAAAGTAGAAGAAGGCCGAATCAATCTTTGTTATTTGGTGGAGCAAGTCCAGCTCAAGCGGGCGGGCAGCATCAAGGAGTTGGAGCGTACTGTTTTAGCGCAGAACCCCTATTTGGAGCAAGCGTTTCGGGAATTTAGGCCCATTTTTTCTCGGCCCTTGAGCATTAGTAATATATATTTTAGGCCCAAACCTTTAATTGAGCAAGGGCTGCCCATGTTGGGCGATGCTGCGGGTTTAATTTATCCACTTTCGGGCAATGGGATGGCCATGGCCATAGGTTCGGCTTCTATTATGCAGGCCTTGCTGCCCCAGTATTTGGATGGGCAACTGCATCAGGCTGAGTTTTTGGACCAATATGCGGTGGCTTGGCAGAAAAACTATAGTTTGAGGTTGCAGGCAGGGCGAAAGCTGCAACATTTCTTTGGCCGTCCCTTTTGGTCCAATTTGGGGGTGCAGCTATTTGCTGGCTTACCCTTCATGCAACAAACAATTATTCGCTGGACGCATGGCCGTCCATTAAAGCCTTGGGATGCTCTACTTTAA
- a CDS encoding protoglobin domain-containing protein yields MSVEKYLQQYYISEEDCENIRALWEDIKGDVAWIFDEFYAWLPSIGGLGNRFKDPNLVQSNRKLVEAHWIQFFAAQIDQAYIDSRKKIGQRHAFEGLPLSIYYAGVAKLDNLFEQLFLRLGINDVKKIISFNKQHRMDVAIVANTYSNLTQQALKERSAALYASVAQLWDDILFIPLVGEMNTERAENLLSVILKAIGDKQSKVFILDISGVMVIDKEVAQHLIRISKAAKLMGCQCIVSGVFPQNAVTIVELGFSTQDLQTTASLKEAIHLGFKQTAVRL; encoded by the coding sequence ATGTCAGTAGAAAAGTATCTTCAACAATACTACATTAGTGAAGAAGATTGTGAAAACATCCGTGCTCTTTGGGAGGACATTAAAGGCGATGTTGCCTGGATTTTTGATGAGTTTTATGCATGGTTGCCTTCTATAGGAGGGCTAGGCAATCGGTTTAAAGACCCGAATCTGGTCCAATCTAACCGTAAGCTCGTAGAGGCCCATTGGATACAGTTTTTTGCTGCTCAAATTGATCAAGCCTATATTGATAGCCGTAAAAAGATTGGCCAACGCCATGCTTTTGAAGGCCTCCCCCTTTCTATCTATTATGCAGGAGTGGCCAAGTTAGACAATCTCTTTGAGCAGTTATTTCTTCGTCTTGGTATCAATGATGTTAAAAAAATTATCTCCTTTAACAAGCAGCACCGTATGGATGTTGCCATTGTAGCCAATACCTATAGCAATCTTACTCAACAAGCCCTAAAAGAGCGCAGTGCAGCTCTTTATGCCTCAGTAGCTCAGCTTTGGGATGATATTCTCTTTATTCCGTTAGTGGGAGAAATGAATACTGAGCGAGCAGAAAATTTACTATCTGTTATCCTGAAAGCTATTGGCGATAAGCAATCAAAAGTTTTCATATTGGATATTAGTGGTGTTATGGTTATTGATAAAGAAGTGGCTCAACATCTGATTCGCATATCTAAAGCAGCTAAGCTTATGGGCTGTCAGTGCATTGTCTCTGGCGTTTTTCCACAGAATGCTGTTACCATTGTAGAACTGGGCTTTTCCACCCAAGATTTACAAACTACCGCCTCGCTCAAAGAAGCTATTCACTTAGGGTTTAAACAAACAGCCGTGCGTTTATAA
- a CDS encoding CoA-binding protein, producing the protein MSTLIIGASSKPDRYAYEAARRLLAIGETVYPLGYRAGKTAGELDILTSIPADLAVDSITLYLRPELQEEYFEQIVALAPKRIIFNPGTENPAFQQRLQAALPQAEIMAACTLVLISMREY; encoded by the coding sequence ATGAGTACCTTAATTATTGGGGCCTCTAGCAAGCCCGACCGCTACGCTTATGAGGCTGCCCGCCGCCTCCTAGCTATTGGAGAAACCGTTTATCCCTTGGGCTACAGAGCAGGGAAAACAGCTGGAGAGCTAGATATACTAACCAGCATTCCAGCCGATTTGGCCGTAGATAGCATTACGCTTTATCTCCGCCCAGAGCTGCAAGAAGAATACTTTGAGCAGATTGTTGCCTTGGCCCCTAAGCGCATTATCTTTAATCCAGGAACAGAAAACCCCGCCTTTCAACAACGTCTGCAAGCGGCCCTGCCCCAAGCGGAAATCATGGCGGCCTGTACCCTCGTCTTAATTAGTATGAGAGAATATTAA
- the hemE gene encoding uroporphyrinogen decarboxylase, which produces MLKNDLFLRVAKGEATERPPVWLMRQAGRILPQYRAIRNSLSGFKELVERPELAAEVTIQPVDELGVDAAIIFSDILVIPEAMGLPYEMVEKKGPRFPKTIESAKDIEQLLVGDAAAEELQYVYEALKITKKELDGRVPLIGFAGAPFTIFCYMIEGQGSKTFSKAKKLMYQEPELAHLLLQKITDTTLAYLKKKVAAGADLIQLFDSWAGVLRPADFRAFSLPYMARIAEGLSGSIPVTIFAKGAWHSMAQMAATSASVLGCTWTQNPKQLREELGQHQVLQGLLDPCALYADPKTIEAQAIQMMKDFGPHHIANLGHGVYPDTPLDNVKVFVDTVKNFRY; this is translated from the coding sequence ATGCTGAAAAATGATTTGTTCCTTAGGGTGGCCAAAGGCGAAGCCACAGAACGTCCGCCTGTTTGGTTAATGCGTCAAGCTGGACGTATTTTGCCCCAATATCGTGCTATCCGCAATAGTCTTTCTGGTTTTAAGGAGTTGGTCGAGCGGCCCGAATTGGCCGCAGAGGTCACCATCCAACCCGTTGATGAGTTGGGTGTAGATGCCGCCATCATTTTCTCTGATATTCTTGTTATTCCCGAGGCCATGGGCCTCCCTTATGAGATGGTCGAGAAGAAAGGCCCTCGTTTTCCCAAAACAATCGAAAGCGCCAAAGATATTGAGCAATTGTTGGTTGGCGATGCCGCTGCGGAGGAACTACAATATGTTTATGAGGCCCTAAAAATCACGAAGAAAGAGCTAGATGGCCGTGTGCCCTTGATCGGTTTTGCGGGTGCGCCCTTTACCATTTTCTGCTATATGATTGAAGGTCAAGGAAGCAAAACCTTCTCTAAGGCCAAAAAACTAATGTACCAAGAGCCAGAGCTAGCGCATTTGCTTTTGCAAAAGATTACGGACACGACTTTGGCCTACCTCAAGAAAAAGGTAGCTGCTGGGGCCGACCTCATCCAGCTCTTTGATTCTTGGGCTGGCGTGCTTCGTCCAGCCGATTTTCGCGCCTTTTCTTTGCCCTATATGGCACGCATCGCCGAGGGCTTGAGCGGCAGCATTCCCGTGACGATCTTTGCCAAAGGTGCCTGGCATTCTATGGCTCAGATGGCGGCCACTTCGGCTTCGGTCTTGGGTTGTACCTGGACCCAAAACCCCAAGCAATTGCGGGAAGAGCTTGGCCAGCATCAGGTTTTGCAAGGTCTTTTGGACCCCTGCGCCCTTTATGCCGACCCCAAAACGATTGAGGCCCAAGCCATTCAGATGATGAAGGATTTTGGTCCACACCATATTGCCAACCTTGGCCATGGCGTTTATCCCGATACGCCCCTAGATAATGTCAAGGTCTTTGTCGATACCGTGAAAAATTTCCGCTACTAG
- the ppk1 gene encoding polyphosphate kinase 1 gives MATIRTDENFPYSNRDLSWLAFNYRVLQEAKDPSVPLFERIKFLAIYSSNLDEFFRVRVASIKSLIRLGKRTKKAIDFPPEEILDRINEMVRQQQLEFTEIYQKHILPLLAAINIHLVKEADLGKTQTDFLDKYIEEKLIPYLQPMLIVKHKIRTFLINNALYLGVELGTKGRTPRYAVVRIPSHRFPRFLVLPSERENERLIIMLDDIVRYALPRIFPGYSIENSYSFKMTRDAEMYLEDEYSGDLIEKIRKGLNKRNIGASTRFVYDRNMPSNLLRFLMQAFSVKGTDLQPEGRYHNNFDLFQFPNFGLQHLQDDPLPPLRHPSLHKAQSLFAAISEKDHLVHYPYQRYNYVIKFLEQAAHDPAVKRIRILQYRVAKDSQIIAALRSAMAEGKEVMVFVEVKARFDEEANLDWAEKLEQWGAIVKYSLPELKVHSKILSITREEEGKLQDYCYLSTGNFHEGTARLYEDYGFFTKDKRLTKEVDKVLNYLEHGELPKKPFKHLLVGQFRMRKNIYAMIDREIELAQAGQEAGITIKLNSLQDHRMICRLYEASQAGVKIQLIVRGIFGLQTGVEGYSENIEAISIVDRFLEHSRIYHFHNAGEDKIYLSSADWMTRNLYYRIECAFPIYDKGLQEEIKDFLNLQLKDNVKARILDPKLSNHYKIDEGQRPFRSQLEVYAYYKKQLEASQHAEK, from the coding sequence ATGGCAACGATCAGAACAGATGAAAACTTTCCGTACAGCAACCGCGATTTGAGTTGGTTAGCCTTTAATTATCGGGTGTTACAAGAGGCCAAGGACCCTTCGGTTCCTCTTTTTGAGCGCATCAAGTTCTTAGCGATTTACTCCTCTAACTTAGATGAGTTTTTTAGAGTGCGGGTGGCCTCTATCAAAAGCTTGATTCGTTTGGGGAAGCGGACCAAAAAGGCGATTGACTTTCCGCCAGAGGAGATTTTGGACCGCATCAATGAGATGGTGCGGCAGCAGCAGTTGGAGTTTACCGAAATTTATCAGAAGCATATCTTGCCCCTTTTGGCGGCCATCAACATCCATTTGGTCAAGGAGGCTGATTTGGGGAAAACCCAGACCGATTTTCTGGATAAGTACATTGAAGAAAAGCTGATTCCCTATCTACAGCCCATGTTGATTGTCAAGCATAAGATTCGGACCTTTCTGATCAATAATGCGCTTTATTTGGGGGTGGAATTAGGGACCAAAGGGCGGACGCCCCGTTATGCGGTGGTGCGCATTCCCTCACATCGTTTTCCTCGCTTTTTGGTTTTGCCCTCCGAGCGGGAAAACGAGCGCTTGATTATCATGTTGGATGATATTGTGCGTTATGCGCTACCGCGGATTTTTCCAGGTTATAGTATAGAGAATAGCTACTCCTTCAAAATGACTAGAGATGCGGAAATGTACTTGGAAGATGAGTATTCTGGCGATCTGATCGAGAAGATCCGCAAGGGCTTGAACAAGCGGAACATTGGGGCCAGCACTCGTTTTGTTTATGATCGGAATATGCCCAGCAATTTGCTGCGTTTTTTGATGCAGGCTTTTAGTGTGAAGGGTACTGACTTACAGCCAGAAGGGCGTTATCACAACAACTTTGACCTTTTCCAGTTTCCCAACTTTGGTCTACAGCATTTGCAAGATGATCCCTTGCCTCCGCTTCGGCATCCGAGCTTACACAAGGCCCAATCTCTTTTTGCGGCCATTAGTGAAAAAGATCATCTGGTCCACTACCCCTATCAGCGCTACAATTACGTCATCAAGTTTTTGGAGCAGGCGGCCCATGACCCTGCCGTCAAGCGCATTCGGATCTTGCAATATCGAGTGGCCAAAGATTCGCAAATCATTGCGGCCTTGCGCTCGGCCATGGCCGAGGGAAAAGAAGTGATGGTGTTTGTGGAAGTTAAAGCTCGCTTTGATGAAGAGGCCAACTTAGATTGGGCCGAAAAACTAGAGCAATGGGGGGCTATCGTGAAGTATAGTCTGCCCGAACTCAAGGTGCACTCTAAAATCTTGTCCATTACGAGAGAAGAAGAGGGCAAGCTGCAAGATTACTGCTACCTCAGTACGGGCAATTTTCATGAGGGCACCGCTCGCCTCTATGAAGATTATGGCTTTTTCACCAAAGATAAACGGCTCACTAAAGAGGTGGATAAAGTATTGAACTACCTAGAACATGGCGAGCTGCCCAAAAAGCCCTTTAAACATCTATTGGTTGGGCAATTTAGGATGCGGAAGAACATCTATGCCATGATTGACCGAGAGATAGAGCTGGCGCAGGCGGGCCAAGAGGCGGGCATAACCATCAAGCTCAATAGTTTGCAGGATCATCGGATGATTTGCCGCCTTTATGAGGCCAGTCAGGCGGGCGTAAAAATCCAGTTGATCGTGAGGGGGATTTTTGGCTTGCAGACGGGGGTCGAGGGCTATTCTGAAAACATTGAGGCCATCTCCATTGTCGATCGCTTTTTGGAGCATTCTCGAATCTATCATTTTCACAATGCTGGAGAGGACAAGATCTATTTATCCTCAGCAGACTGGATGACGCGCAATTTGTACTATCGAATTGAGTGTGCTTTTCCGATTTATGACAAGGGCTTGCAAGAAGAAATTAAAGATTTTCTAAATTTGCAGCTCAAAGACAACGTCAAAGCCCGAATCCTGGACCCCAAGCTGTCCAACCATTACAAAATAGATGAAGGTCAAAGGCCCTTTCGCTCTCAGTTAGAGGTCTATGCCTATTATAAAAAACAATTAGAAGCTTCTCAGCATGCTGAAAAATGA